The following proteins are encoded in a genomic region of Streptococcus gwangjuense:
- a CDS encoding DUF308 domain-containing protein, producing MAKILSLGLTGKKLLAQGFLFVLLGLILMVTGTWLPVKVIRLVLFLAWIATVLDLVLRIFKKSQSTDTLGVALVKLLVLGYLLGSNLATDVPIYILALVIGVYQIFHASINLVTYVLYRKNKIRPRFRLLLDGLVLVFLGGTSLLSSTGNSVFQLFVLGAYFFLYGVSNIRDGFLFEEEIGKNHLKRRVRMSLPIVLAALIPARTLAKINKFMLENADEEEDIHLGIVKSGKTAELEIFVHTAETSLFSAIGHVDICYQGRVISYGNYDPSSETLFGMVGDGVLYFCDRDKYIDLCKRESQKTLFGYGIDLTPEMEKAVQKKLAELKQLTIPWEPSADKIMTGDGKEDYTYAYKIRHETDGELYKFIKSKFKSYFVLSTNCVLLADTIVGQAGTDILSPKGFIAPGTYQAYLNREFEKPNSIVVSKHVY from the coding sequence ATGGCGAAAATTCTATCTTTAGGTCTGACAGGTAAGAAATTACTTGCTCAGGGGTTCTTGTTTGTTCTGCTAGGTCTCATCTTGATGGTCACGGGGACTTGGTTGCCAGTAAAGGTTATTCGACTGGTTCTGTTTTTAGCTTGGATAGCAACGGTCTTAGATTTAGTATTACGTATTTTCAAAAAAAGTCAGTCAACGGACACCTTGGGAGTTGCACTGGTTAAATTGTTAGTGCTGGGATATTTGCTTGGCTCCAATCTTGCGACGGATGTGCCGATTTATATTTTGGCTCTTGTGATTGGAGTTTATCAGATTTTTCATGCTAGTATTAACCTTGTCACCTATGTTCTCTACCGCAAAAACAAAATTCGACCTCGTTTTCGTCTCTTACTAGATGGACTCGTACTAGTTTTTCTTGGTGGGACTAGTCTTTTGTCCTCTACAGGAAATTCTGTCTTTCAACTCTTTGTATTAGGGGCTTATTTTTTCCTTTATGGTGTGTCCAATATCCGTGATGGTTTCTTGTTTGAGGAGGAAATTGGGAAAAACCATCTCAAACGTCGTGTAAGAATGAGCTTACCTATTGTCCTAGCCGCTCTCATCCCTGCAAGAACTTTAGCAAAAATTAACAAATTTATGCTGGAAAATGCTGATGAGGAAGAAGATATCCATCTTGGAATAGTGAAGTCTGGTAAGACAGCAGAGCTAGAAATTTTTGTTCATACAGCTGAGACCTCTCTGTTTTCGGCAATTGGTCATGTGGATATCTGCTATCAAGGCCGTGTTATTTCTTATGGCAACTATGATCCGTCTTCTGAGACCTTATTTGGCATGGTAGGAGATGGTGTCTTATATTTCTGTGATCGTGACAAGTACATTGACCTATGTAAACGTGAGAGTCAAAAAACGCTTTTTGGTTATGGGATAGATTTGACGCCTGAAATGGAAAAAGCAGTTCAGAAAAAGTTGGCTGAATTGAAACAACTGACGATTCCATGGGAGCCAAGTGCAGATAAAATCATGACAGGTGATGGTAAGGAAGACTACACCTACGCTTATAAAATCAGACATGAGACAGATGGGGAACTTTATAAATTTATCAAATCTAAGTTTAAATCCTACTTTGTCTTATCTACAAACTGTGTGCTCTTGGCTGATACCATAGTCGGTCAGGCTGGCACCGATATCCTCTCACCCAAAGGATTTATCGCTCCAGGAACTTACCAAGCCTACCTTAATCGAGAGTTTGAAAAACCAAATAGTATAGTCGTATCTAAACATGTTTATTAA
- a CDS encoding DUF2273 domain-containing protein, with the protein MEWLKQYRYPIIAGLIGVFLACLIISFGFFKTIFVLILGALGVAAGLYIEKNYIDK; encoded by the coding sequence ATGGAATGGCTTAAACAATATCGATATCCAATTATCGCTGGTCTCATAGGCGTATTTCTCGCCTGTTTGATTATCTCCTTTGGCTTCTTCAAAACAATATTTGTATTGATTTTAGGAGCACTGGGAGTTGCAGCTGGATTATATATCGAAAAAAACTATATAGATAAATAA
- a CDS encoding prepilin peptidase, whose translation MINIYFFLVGSILASFLGLVIDRFPEQSIISPASHCDSCQTPLRPLDLIPILSQVLNRFRCRYCKAPYPVWYALFELGLGLIFLLYSWELLPLGQVILITAGLTLGIYDFRHQEYPLLVWIVFHLLLIVCSGWNLVMIFLLVLGILAHFIDIRMGAGDFLFLASCALVFSATELLILIQFASATGILAFLLQKKKERLPFVPFLLLATCVIVFGKLLLV comes from the coding sequence ATGATTAATATTTATTTTTTTCTTGTCGGGAGCATTCTCGCTTCCTTTCTTGGTTTGGTTATTGACCGTTTCCCAGAGCAATCCATTATCAGCCCAGCCAGTCACTGCGATTCCTGTCAGACTCCTTTACGTCCCTTAGATTTGATTCCGATTCTCTCACAGGTACTCAATCGCTTTCGCTGTCGCTACTGCAAGGCTCCTTATCCTGTCTGGTATGCCCTCTTTGAACTAGGCTTAGGACTCATATTTCTGCTTTACTCTTGGGAATTGCTTCCCTTGGGGCAAGTCATCCTAATCACTGCTGGTTTGACCTTGGGCATCTACGACTTTCGCCATCAGGAATATCCCTTACTGGTCTGGATTGTCTTTCATCTACTCCTAATAGTCTGCTCCGGCTGGAATTTGGTCATGATCTTCCTCCTTGTTCTTGGAATTTTGGCTCATTTTATTGATATTCGCATGGGCGCAGGGGATTTCCTCTTTTTAGCTTCTTGCGCTCTCGTCTTTAGTGCGACCGAATTACTGATCTTGATTCAGTTTGCTTCTGCAACAGGAATTCTAGCCTTTCTCCTACAAAAGAAAAAGGAAAGACTTCCTTTTGTGCCTTTCCTCTTACTCGCTACTTGTGTGATTGTTTTTGGTAAGTTACTGCTTGTTTGA
- a CDS encoding GNAT family N-acetyltransferase: MIIRFEEKVSTENAQLVCQWSNSLGKVFQEQWMGTMIPFPLTIQVLQDFEGIFSIFEGQEFVGLIQKIRLEDSNLHIGRFFINPQKQGQGLGRQALRKFVSLVFENGDIDSISLNVFEANQRAQHLYQKEGFEIVQMVEAPVRKYIMKKGR; encoded by the coding sequence ATGATAATTCGTTTTGAAGAAAAGGTGAGCACAGAAAATGCTCAGCTCGTATGCCAATGGTCCAACTCCCTTGGCAAAGTTTTTCAAGAACAATGGATGGGAACAATGATTCCTTTTCCCTTGACAATTCAAGTTTTGCAAGATTTTGAAGGAATCTTTTCAATCTTTGAAGGACAAGAGTTTGTCGGGCTTATCCAGAAAATTAGGCTAGAAGACAGCAATCTTCATATTGGAAGATTTTTTATCAACCCCCAGAAACAGGGGCAAGGCTTAGGTAGGCAGGCTTTAAGGAAATTTGTTAGTTTGGTCTTTGAAAATGGAGACATAGACAGTATTTCTCTAAATGTCTTCGAGGCAAATCAAAGAGCTCAGCACCTTTACCAAAAAGAAGGATTTGAAATCGTTCAAATGGTTGAAGCACCCGTACGAAAATACATCATGAAAAAGGGGAGATAG
- a CDS encoding GlsB/YeaQ/YmgE family stress response membrane protein, giving the protein MLWSIIAGGLIGLVAGRITKKGSSMGIVANVFAGLVGASVGQSLLGSWGPSIAGMALIPSIAGAAIVVTVVSFFTGRK; this is encoded by the coding sequence ATATTGTGGTCAATCATTGCTGGAGGTCTTATTGGACTTGTAGCAGGTAGAATCACTAAAAAAGGTAGTTCTATGGGAATCGTCGCAAATGTATTCGCTGGTTTAGTCGGGGCATCTGTAGGACAATCCCTTTTAGGTAGTTGGGGCCCATCCATCGCTGGAATGGCTTTGATCCCATCTATTGCAGGAGCAGCAATTGTTGTTACTGTAGTATCATTCTTTACAGGTAGAAAGTAA
- the mgaSpn gene encoding virulence factor transcriptional regulator MgaSpn, with product MRDLLSKKSHRQLELLELLFEHKRWFHRSELAELLNCTERAVKDDLSHVKSAFPDLIFHSSTNGIRIINTDDSDIEMVYHHFFKHSTHFSILEFIFFNEGCQAESICKEFYISSSSLYRIISQINKVIKRQFQFEISLTPVQIIGNERDIRYFFAQYFSEKYYFLEWPFENFSSEPLSQLLELVYKETSFPMNLSTHRMLKLLLVTNLYRIKFGHFMEVEKDSFNDQSLDFLMQVEGIEGVAQSFESEYNISLDEEVVCQLFVSYFQKMFFIDESLFMKCVKKDSYVEKSYHLLSDFIDQISVKYQIEIENKDNLIWHLHNTAHLYRQELSTEFILFDQKGNTIRNFQNIFPKFVSDVKKELSHYLETLEVCSSSMMVNHLSYTFITHTKHLVLNLLQNQPKLKVLVMSNFDQYHAKSVAETLSYYCSNNFELEVWTELELSKESLEESPYDIIISNFIIPPIENKRLIYSNNINTVSLISLLNAMMFIRLD from the coding sequence ATGAGAGATTTATTATCTAAAAAAAGTCATAGGCAATTAGAATTATTAGAATTATTATTTGAACATAAACGTTGGTTTCATCGTTCTGAACTAGCAGAGTTACTAAATTGTACAGAACGTGCAGTCAAAGATGATCTATCCCATGTTAAATCTGCTTTTCCTGACTTGATTTTTCATTCTTCTACTAATGGTATACGCATTATTAATACCGATGATAGTGATATTGAAATGGTTTACCATCATTTCTTTAAGCATTCAACTCATTTTTCGATTTTAGAATTTATCTTCTTTAATGAAGGTTGTCAAGCTGAGAGTATTTGTAAAGAATTTTATATCAGTTCATCTTCGCTCTATCGTATTATTAGCCAAATCAATAAAGTGATTAAAAGGCAATTTCAATTTGAAATCAGTCTGACCCCTGTTCAAATCATTGGAAATGAGAGAGATATTCGTTACTTTTTTGCACAATATTTTTCAGAAAAATATTATTTCCTAGAATGGCCATTTGAAAATTTTTCATCAGAGCCCCTATCTCAATTGTTAGAATTGGTTTATAAGGAAACAAGCTTTCCAATGAATTTGTCAACTCATAGAATGCTAAAGTTGCTCCTAGTTACGAACCTATATAGAATAAAGTTTGGTCATTTCATGGAAGTAGAGAAAGACTCTTTTAACGATCAAAGTTTGGATTTTTTAATGCAGGTAGAAGGAATAGAAGGTGTTGCTCAGAGTTTTGAATCAGAATACAATATCTCTTTAGATGAAGAAGTGGTTTGCCAATTATTTGTGTCTTACTTTCAAAAAATGTTTTTCATAGATGAAAGTCTCTTTATGAAATGTGTAAAAAAGGATAGCTATGTTGAAAAATCTTATCATCTATTGAGTGATTTTATTGATCAGATTTCAGTCAAGTATCAGATTGAGATTGAGAATAAGGATAATCTGATTTGGCATCTGCATAATACCGCACATCTGTATCGTCAAGAGTTGTCCACTGAGTTTATTTTATTTGATCAAAAAGGGAATACAATCAGGAATTTTCAAAATATTTTTCCTAAATTTGTTTCAGATGTAAAAAAAGAGCTTTCTCATTATTTAGAGACTCTTGAGGTTTGTTCTAGTTCAATGATGGTAAATCATCTATCTTATACCTTCATCACTCATACCAAACATTTGGTGCTTAATTTACTACAAAATCAGCCAAAGCTGAAGGTTCTGGTTATGAGCAATTTTGATCAGTATCATGCAAAATCAGTAGCGGAAACACTTTCTTATTATTGCAGCAACAATTTTGAACTTGAGGTTTGGACTGAATTAGAATTATCAAAGGAATCTTTAGAAGAATCGCCTTATGATATCATCATTTCTAATTTTATTATTCCTCCGATTGAAAATAAGAGACTGATCTATTCAAATAATATAAACACGGTCTCACTCATATCTTTGTTGAATGCCATGATGTTTATTCGATTAGATTAG
- a CDS encoding low temperature requirement protein A yields MTTLIKHKRVEFSELFYDLVFVFAISKVTTLIDHLHNGILTWNSFLDFFIAILVLIDSWMIQTDYTNRYGKNSLFNMVIMFIKMGLLLFIANMIGPDWQQYFHYLCWAIGTLTLTLFFQYLVEFFRKSTDDVERESIKDFLWITGLGSLGVYLAALLPIYVRVYIFFASILFIFIMPSILLNKDKHYQVNLPHLIERISLLVIITFGEMITNLANFFTIENFSIYSVLYLIIMISLFLFYFGQFDHAIDEKSNQKGLFLIYSHYPIFIGLMMMTVSMSFLQNPEANRLFATSFSYIGFGLFQAAVLVNGPYNKHYLRYSKSYYCVQATLYLASFILSLIFASNPIIVVSITTILALAIAIHFIYFYMTQNKKYSKSNWELF; encoded by the coding sequence ATGACAACTCTTATTAAACATAAACGTGTAGAATTTTCAGAACTTTTTTATGACTTAGTTTTTGTTTTTGCAATTTCAAAAGTAACTACTTTAATCGACCATCTTCATAACGGTATTTTGACTTGGAATTCTTTCCTTGATTTTTTCATTGCTATTTTGGTTCTCATCGATTCCTGGATGATTCAAACCGATTATACCAATCGCTATGGAAAGAACTCTTTATTTAACATGGTAATCATGTTTATCAAAATGGGACTTTTACTCTTTATAGCCAATATGATTGGACCTGATTGGCAACAATATTTTCATTATCTCTGTTGGGCTATTGGTACATTAACCCTTACCTTATTTTTTCAATATTTGGTTGAATTTTTTAGAAAATCAACCGATGATGTTGAACGGGAAAGTATCAAAGATTTTCTATGGATAACAGGTCTAGGAAGTTTAGGAGTCTATCTAGCAGCTCTTCTTCCTATTTACGTTAGAGTCTATATCTTCTTTGCTAGTATTCTGTTTATCTTTATTATGCCAAGTATCTTGCTTAATAAAGATAAGCATTACCAGGTAAATCTCCCCCATTTAATCGAGCGCATCTCCCTTCTTGTCATTATTACGTTTGGAGAGATGATTACGAATCTAGCTAACTTCTTTACAATCGAGAATTTCTCGATTTATTCGGTTCTTTATCTCATTATTATGATTTCTCTGTTCTTGTTTTATTTTGGTCAATTCGACCATGCTATTGATGAAAAATCTAATCAAAAGGGACTATTTCTAATTTACAGTCACTATCCTATTTTCATTGGACTTATGATGATGACTGTATCGATGAGTTTTCTTCAGAATCCTGAAGCTAATCGTCTCTTTGCAACCAGCTTCTCTTATATCGGATTTGGCCTCTTTCAAGCTGCTGTCCTAGTAAATGGGCCCTATAACAAACACTATCTTCGCTATTCGAAAAGTTACTACTGTGTCCAAGCGACACTCTATCTGGCTTCCTTTATTCTCTCTTTAATCTTTGCTTCTAATCCTATAATAGTAGTGAGTATAACAACCATTTTAGCTCTAGCTATAGCCATTCATTTTATTTATTTTTATATGACACAGAATAAAAAATATTCCAAATCTAACTGGGAGTTATTTTAA
- the amaP gene encoding alkaline shock response membrane anchor protein AmaP, which translates to MSKAKKICFIIFCILILTIFLPVLIDYHQVSDLGIQLFSWRQNHFVEFYLSRYIFWGIVALSTLVLLSMLVVLFYPKRYLEIQLETKNDTLKLKNSAIEGFVRSLVSDHGLIKNPTVHVNLRKNKCFVHVEGKILPSDNIADRCQLIQNEITNGLKQFFGIERQVKLEVLVKDYQPKPKPQNKKTVSRVK; encoded by the coding sequence ATGTCAAAAGCAAAGAAAATATGTTTCATTATTTTCTGTATTTTAATCTTGACAATTTTCCTTCCTGTTTTGATAGATTATCATCAAGTTAGTGATCTAGGCATTCAGCTATTTAGCTGGAGACAGAATCATTTCGTTGAATTCTATCTCTCTAGATATATATTCTGGGGGATAGTGGCTCTATCAACTTTAGTTTTGTTATCGATGTTAGTTGTGTTGTTTTATCCTAAACGTTATTTGGAAATTCAACTTGAAACTAAAAACGATACATTAAAATTAAAGAATTCTGCAATCGAAGGTTTTGTTAGAAGTTTGGTAAGTGATCATGGATTGATCAAGAACCCAACTGTTCATGTAAATTTACGAAAAAATAAATGTTTCGTTCATGTAGAAGGTAAAATTCTTCCTTCGGACAACATCGCTGACAGATGCCAACTAATTCAAAATGAAATAACTAATGGATTGAAGCAGTTTTTTGGTATTGAGCGTCAGGTTAAACTAGAAGTTCTAGTAAAAGACTACCAGCCTAAACCAAAACCTCAAAACAAAAAGACTGTTAGTCGTGTGAAGTAA
- a CDS encoding Asp23/Gls24 family envelope stress response protein, with translation MSNEKNINTNVEKKDATAVAHEIKGELTYEDKVIQKIIGLSLENVSGLLGIDGGFFSNLKEKIINSDDVTSGVNVEVGKTQVAVDLNVIVEYQKNVPALYSEIREIVSSEVAKMTDLEVVEINVNVVDIKTKEQHEADSVSLQDRVSDVAESTGEFASEQFEKAKSGFSTVQEKVSEGVEAVKGAATGVVSHEKTRVN, from the coding sequence ATGTCAAACGAAAAAAACATTAACACTAACGTAGAAAAGAAAGATGCTACTGCTGTAGCTCACGAAATCAAAGGAGAACTTACTTACGAAGATAAAGTTATCCAAAAAATCATTGGTCTGTCACTAGAAAACGTTTCAGGTCTTTTGGGAATCGACGGTGGTTTCTTCTCAAATCTTAAAGAAAAAATCATTAACAGCGATGATGTAACAAGTGGTGTTAACGTAGAAGTTGGTAAAACACAAGTTGCAGTTGACTTAAACGTTATTGTTGAGTACCAAAAAAATGTTCCAGCTTTATATTCAGAAATCAGAGAAATCGTATCTTCAGAAGTTGCTAAAATGACTGACTTGGAAGTTGTTGAAATCAACGTAAACGTTGTCGACATCAAAACTAAAGAACAACATGAAGCAGACTCAGTAAGCCTTCAAGATCGCGTATCTGACGTTGCTGAATCAACAGGAGAATTCGCTTCAGAACAATTCGAAAAAGCTAAATCTGGTTTCTCAACTGTTCAAGAAAAAGTTAGCGAAGGTGTAGAAGCTGTTAAAGGTGCAGCAACTGGTGTAGTATCTCACGAAAAAACTCGTGTAAACTAA
- a CDS encoding CsbD family protein: protein MSVEEKLNQAKGSIKEGVGKAIGDEKMEKEGTAEKVVSKVKEVAEDAKDAVEGAIEGVKNMLSGDNK from the coding sequence ATGTCAGTAGAAGAAAAATTAAATCAAGCTAAGGGTTCTATTAAAGAAGGTGTTGGTAAAGCCATCGGTGATGAAAAAATGGAAAAAGAAGGAACAGCTGAAAAAGTTGTTTCTAAAGTAAAAGAAGTTGCTGAAGATGCCAAAGACGCTGTAGAAGGCGCTATCGAAGGTGTTAAAAACATGTTGAGTGGCGACAATAAATAA